The genomic region GGGGAAAATCCAGTCTATGGAAAACAGCTACCCTGACGTCGAGATCAGTGGCTCACCTAATCACAGCTCCATGTTTCAGCCACTTCCTGGCTGTGAGAGGAGGGTGACCATCAGGGATGTGTTTGGCCTGACAGACTCCAAACCTCGCCCAAAAACGAGACTGCAGTTAACCGCTGGCAACACGATCACAGGTGTTTATACATGATGGTTTTGACTATTGAAGACGAATCTTGTGGGGTCTAACTCCCACACCTGTAGAAATACACATTTTCGAGCTGAAAGACAATGCCCAGGGCTTACCCATGATGTTGCACAACAGTGTAAGTCAATAAGTCATAGTTTTAGTCAAAGTATGATATATTTGAGCTTGAAGTGCTAGATCCAAACATGTGACTTCGGGTGTTTCCGTGAGTCTTACGTGTCTTTTCAAATGAAGATGACGTGCTAATTACTTCCAGCCTACGTTTCATTTCAGGGCTAGGTTTCCACTTGataaagtcaaaattggctacatCTTAAAacttcatgaaaacaaaaatgagctttttgtcctaaggttatggttaggctaaggttagcagtgtggttaaggttaaaatgagagttcagtttaaaatctgattttaagaaAATAAAATGTAGAAATAGACAGGGTTTATGGCtgtggctgtgttaactagtgaCGACCCTACACTTGACCGCCTTGCCATGGAGCAAATTAAAATGCAAAAACTGTTCACACCTCCCCCTTTAACAGCAAATTACCATAATCGATACATTTCACTTATTGAGCTAGTCTGCCTGTCACAACTGAAATGGTGCTCACATAACTTTCATGGGCTGGCTaaggttagcatgctagctagttACACTGACAGCTGTCAGTCAGTTCCCTATTTGTTGATATTTCTCTGCTACATGTGGAAATCACCACAATCCCATCCCCAATTCCTGAATGCGTATTAGCAGCCTGCGTCAGTCTTCTAGGTGGAACCTAAACAAGAATGTACACTTTAGGAGAGGAATTACTCGAAATAGGGGCAACAACTTCCTCGGAGGTGGCTTTTAAACACTTGCTTGAGTTGACAAAAACTGTGCCAAAAACAAATTACCATTGATATAAAATATACTTTATTATACTGATATGGTAAAAAATACATAATTATGTGATGCATTTAGGCAGACATTTGACAATAAATAATTTAATATAAAAAATGTAATCCTGATCAGATCAAAATATGGCTTCTCATTTAGCAGCAAATTAATAAATGTATTACTGTCGCTCTAAAGCGACAAATTCATCCAGAAGACAAGACTCACTTGAAAATACATATGTAAACGTTCCGATTGGACAGTTTTGTTATTTGCAGCAGAACGGTCAAAGGGGATTGGTTAGAGGTGAAAGGTGAGGTTCATACTTTCTCCTGCATTAATGCGTACTAGCCGGGTCTGTTGCTGCGAGTCCTGCGTTCCCGCTGTAATCGCATAGGAACCTGGTGACACCTCAATGTGGAAATCCTCAGGTGATGACCGTGCCTGGAGAAACACAAGCATACCTTAGTATCTCAAACACACGACTATGACAAGTAAAGCCATTTCAAATGGAATGTTTGTGTTGACTTTCTCCATTTGAATGTATGGAATCTGTCCTAAACTTCTAAATGTACAATATGACATGTTGCTGTACTTGAAAGGCTGTAACTTTGCCTTACATGTTTCCTGATCTGCAATGAGGTCCCTGGGCATTGGTGAGATTGAGAATGGTATCTGCACACATGGGTTCTCTCCTTTTCCATAGGCTCATTCTCCGACGTGTAAAAGTTCtgtaatacaaaaaaaaaaaaatcaccctGCATTCACAAATGCATGCACCAAATAAGGGCAATAGGATTGGGTTGGAGCACATACAATACCTTGCATTGATATGTTGTCTGAGCCATGAATTCCGCTATGGTCTCAAAAGCATCATCCAGGCTTGTGTGGGCTGAGTTTCCCAGAACCTAAAATATGGACAGTTGGGGATGATACGATAAAGACACAGTTTCCAAAAATACTCATCAGCCCATATAGTTCATAGATCAGAGAAAAGACGATAGCGAAGGCATAAAAACAATTACACGTAGGCCTACCTCACTCCCGGCGTTGCCATCCGTTGGTGTTGTATTGGGAGACGGACTCGTCCAGTCTACGCTCCGTCTCGACGCTCGCTCCAGTACTTCCAGGCCGAGTCTGGCGGAGCGGCGCAGGGATGACTCCAGCTCCCAGGCTTGTGTTGCCATGCGAAAACACGGGGAGTCAAATCTCTGCCGTACCCGAGACACTGACAAACGACCCTTTTATGACAAGGACTAAAATGGTAGCATAATGTTAACGTGACACAACCTCCCTTGGATTGTAGTGCGCTCTAATTATGTGGTTGCGTATCATACATATGACAGAGCACGAGCAGCAACGTGCAGTGACCACCCCATTAGATTCCTAGAAATTCGAAAATATGTTTAACATGAATTCATATCATCCTATCCTGTGAATTTGTATGGACGAGACAAACAATTTATTCACGTAAAGTTACTTACCCAAACACTTGGGCCTGTTTTGGTTACTTTTGTGCGCACTAAACATGCCGTAAAGATTACGTCGTCACATTTCCGGTCTAGGGCACCGCCCTTATCTGGATTGGCTCAAAGCAGCTCATTCTCTCAGCAAATTAGTCCTGTATTATGGTGTCACGATATTTCGAATAATTTTTCAAATATTGAACATTATTTAAAAATGGGCATTGTTCATGGCCTGAATCGTCATTTGATGTGCTGTGAAATGGTTAGAATGCTGGATGTAATAATGTCTAGACTCAAAATAGTTAAAGAAAGTTCTCTTTTAGGTTGTTTTAATATACGTATGTAGACCACTTTCACAAAGATATCAAATACCCAAACGACATAGGTATGCCAATTTATAGCAGACAAGTCGAGATCAAAATAACTTCCAAGAGTGAcatagcggtctaaggcactgcatctcagtgctagaggtgccactagacaccctggttcgaatccaggctgtatcacaacctgtcgtgattgggagtcccatagggcagcgtcATCCGTGTTTggccaccattgtaaataagaaattctTATTCTTGCCTAGATAAAGTTTAAATAAACACATTTAATTCACCAGTAATCAAAACCTGGTCCTGCAAAACCATTTGGGTACAGGTTGACCCAGCCAAACACTGACACCTCATTTATCCAATTGTCTAGAGTTAATGTGTTCAAGGCAATCTGTAGATTAGTGAATCTGTCCAGGCAGCAAT from Oncorhynchus masou masou isolate Uvic2021 chromosome 22, UVic_Omas_1.1, whole genome shotgun sequence harbors:
- the akip1 gene encoding A-kinase-interacting protein 1 isoform X2 — its product is MATQAWELESSLRRSARLGLEVLERASRRSVDWTSPSPNTTPTDGNAGSEVLGNSAHTSLDDAFETIAEFMAQTTYQCKNFYTSENEPMEKERTHVCRYHSQSHQCPGTSLQIRKHARSSPEDFHIEVSPGSYAITAGTQDSQQQTRLVRINAGESMNLTFHL
- the akip1 gene encoding A-kinase-interacting protein 1 isoform X1, with amino-acid sequence MFSAHKSNQNRPKCLAWELESSLRRSARLGLEVLERASRRSVDWTSPSPNTTPTDGNAGSEVLGNSAHTSLDDAFETIAEFMAQTTYQCKNFYTSENEPMEKERTHVCRYHSQSHQCPGTSLQIRKHARSSPEDFHIEVSPGSYAITAGTQDSQQQTRLVRINAGESMNLTFHL